A genomic region of Lates calcarifer isolate ASB-BC8 linkage group LG9, TLL_Latcal_v3, whole genome shotgun sequence contains the following coding sequences:
- the LOC108895447 gene encoding secretory carrier-associated membrane protein 1, with amino-acid sequence MSDFDSNPFADPDFSNPFQDPSVTQVRQAAPPGLEEYNPFTDAKPAPAGMAPKTAAPTMNTQPAIMKPTEEPPAYSQPQAQEQTRAAAELLKRQEELERKAAELDRREREMQSLSASGGRKNNWPPLPEKFPVGPCFYHDITVDIPVEFQKTVKIMYYLWMFHTGTLLANMVGCLAWFCVDAGRGVDFGLSILWFMLFTPCSFVCWYRPLYGAFRSDSSFRFFVFFFVYICQFGIYVLQCIGITGWGACGWISALTGLNRSIPVGIIMILIAALFTALAVMSLIMFKKVHAMYRTTGASFEKAQQEFATGVMSNKTVQTAAANAASRAAQGTFKEQI; translated from the exons ATGTCGGATTTCGACAGCAACCCGTTCGCGGACCCCGACTTCAGCAACCCGTTTCAG GATCCATCAGTGACCCAAGTAAGACAGGCGGCTCCTCCTGGGTTGGAGGAGTACAATCCCTTCACAGATGCCAAACCA GCACCTGCAGGTATGGCACCCAAGACTGCTGCACCCACCATGAACACACAACCCGCCATCATGAAACCCACAGAGGAACCTCCAGCCTACTCGCAGCCTCAGGCACAG GAGCAGACACGAGCAGCGGCTGAGCTCTTGAAGcgacaggaggagctggagaggaaaGCTGCAGAACTGGACCGCcgagagagagaaatgcagtcACTCAGTGCTTCAGGAG GCAGGAAAAACAACTGGCCTCCCCTCCCAGAGAAGTTTCCTGTGGGCCCCTGTTTCTACCATGACATTACTGTGGACATTCCTGTAGAGTTTCAGAAGACAGTTAAGATCATGTACTACCTCTGGATGT TTCATACTGGGACGCTGCTTGCTAACATGGTCGGCTGCCTGGCCTGGTTCTGTGTGGATGCAGGGCGTGGGGTGGACTTTGGCTTGTCCATCCTCTGGTTCATGCTCTTCACACCCTGCTCCTTCGTCTGTTGGTACAGACCACTTTATGGAGCATTCAG gAGTGACAGCTCATTCAGattctttgtcttcttcttcgTGTACATCTGTCAGTTTGGCATCTACGTTCTTCAGTGTATTGGCATCACTGGTTGGGGCGCCTG TGGGTGGATCTCAGCTCTGACTGGCTTGAATCGCAGCATCCCAGTGGGCATCATAATGATCCTCATCGCTGCTCTCTTTACCGCACTGGCTGTCATGTCCCTCATCATGTTCAAAAAG GTCCACGCGATGTACCGTACCACTGGTGCCAGCTTCGAGAAGGCCCAGCAGGAATTTGCCACAGGCGTCATGTCCAACAAGACGGTCCAGACGGCCGCCGCTAATGCCGCCTCCAGGGCTGCACAAGGAACCTTCAAGGAGCAGATCTGA